GCAGTTGGTCCCCGGTTGTGGCGCAGGTGCGTCAGACTTCCGTCCGGCCGAAGGTTCCGCAGCCGCTTTCTTCGCCGCCGTCAGAACATGCAACCCCACAGCCACCGAATGCGCGCAGATCGTTCCCCATTGCCTCGAGGCCCGGCAACTGCACAGGTTCTCCAGGTCGATGGCGCCCTTAACGACAAGCCCGGCGCGATACGAGATCGAGCCTTCCTGAACGACTCCTTTCAAAAGAGGTGGGGTCCAGTTCGAGCTGAGCACCTGGTCCCGCTCCACCAGGCTCCGAGCCTGCTTCATGGCTTCCCAGCCCGCGACCTTCGCCAAAAATGCTTCGGTCAGTTCCGCCGCGATCACAAGCGTGAAGTTAATTTCAAGTACGCGTCCGAGCTGCCGAACGAAAAGCTGACCGATGACGAGGAGCGCGCCGGTGACAATCGACTTGGAATAGCGGCGGCGTCACGCTCCTCGCCATTCGGTCGAGCGTCTGGTTCGGCGTTTCATCTTCTCAGACGTTTCTCAATCGCAGCCGGGTCTTGGCGAAGATCGAACACTCCGGGCATGCGTTCAAGAATCATAGCGTGATCATACCCATTTGGTGCGCGTGTTCAAGTATCGCCGAACCCGAAGGTCAGCGACGGGAGCCAGCCGCCCCTGACGTTGAATTTGTCTCTGAGCGAATCGGCTGGCTCCCGTTCGCTGCACCGTCTGGTTCGCCGCTTGTTTTGACTACCTTGCGCAGGATGACCAATAGGTAAACTCCCAATACGGGTAAACCGATGCCCGCGCTCCAATGCGAATAGGCGGCCGACCGGTGCAACGTACGCACATTTGTCATGATCAGGTCGCGGAACGTTTCGAAACTGGCGCGTTCAACAGGCGATAGGTCCTCCCTGTGCCGTCGGGCGACCCGCCCGACGGAAAGGGGAAACCGTTGGGAACGACGCTGCCTTTTGCTCGGACGCCTCCCTCTCATTCTGCTCGGCGGGTCGCCCGCACTACCCACGCTGAACACATACGAACTGCGCTTTATCAGGCAACGGCTAAGACCACTTTTCGCGTGAACGGTTACGTTGGCCAGGAGGTTCAACGCTCTCGGCCGTGAACCCACTTGCCGCCCAAGTAGGTGCGGAGCACTTGAGTTTTTGGAATCTGATCCACCGGGCAAGTCAGCAAATCCGTGTCGAGCACTATCAGGTCGGCGAGTTTGCCGGGTTCCAGGGAGCCGACTTCGTTTTCTTTGAACAGGAGATACGCGTTGTTCGCGGTGTAAAAGCGAATTGCTTGCTCGCGCGACAGCGCTTGCTCCGGATGCAACTGGCCGTCGTACCACTTCGACCGGCGCGTGACCGCCACCCACATTCCCAGGAAAGGATTGTAAGGATTGATCGCGCGGAAGGAACCGATCTTCTGCATGTGATCCGATCCGCCGCCCGCGATTCCGCCGGCAGCGAAAATCGTCCGCAGCGGCTGGAAATAACGCAGCCGGTCGTAGCCGAATTGTTTGACCAGCGTGCGCGTGTCCAGATACAGCCACGCCGGCTGGATGTCCACCACGACGCCCAGGCGAGCGGCTTGTTCGACGGCTTCGCGGCTCATGAAATTGGAGTGCGTGATGCACCCGCGCGTCTGGCGCACCGGCAAACCTTCCTTCGTCAGTTCCTCGTAAACGTCCAGAAGCGTGTGCACCGCGCCGTCGCCGACCGAATGCGCCGTGAATTGCAGGCCGGACTCCACCGCGGTTCGCACGATCGGCAACAGCCGTTCCTTGGGAATGAAGAGCACGCCGCGGTACTCCGGATCTTTGATGGAGTAGATTTCGCTCACGCCCCACGGTTGGCGCATGTACGCGCTTCCCGTGAGCATGCCACCGTCCAAAAACGTTTTGATGCCGATGATGCGCAGCCGCGAGTCGCCCTGGCAAAGCGGGTTCCTGGCCACGTCCCGGATGCTGGCCTGAATCGTTTCCAGCGCGCCGATCGTGCCGATGTTCTGCGAAATGGCCAATCGAACCGGCAGATCTCCCTGGTCGCGCATCTTCTTATAGCGCTCGATTGCGCCCAGGCTCGCGCTCCGGTCCGCGACCGTGGTCAGGCCGACGGAATTGTAATCCCGAAAAAGCTGGAGCGTTCGTTGATAGGTGTCCTGTTCGGTCGCGCGCTTCCCGGAACTGCTGGACTTCACAATCCGCGTGCAGCTTCGCAGAATTCCGGTTGGCTCACCTTGCGCGTCCTTTTCAAGGTAGCCCGGACCGCCATCGGTGATTTTGAAATCCCGGTCGATGCCGCTCAATTTCAGCGCCAGACTATTCAACGAGGCGTCGGGGCCAGTCGAGAAGATGACCGGATGTTTGGGCGCGACCCGATCCAGTTCGTTCCGGGTCGGATACCGCTGTTCCCGCAGCCGCGTGATGAAAACCTGGCTCAGATGAATCCATTCGCCTTCCTTGACCACAGCCGCCCGTGACTTGATGTAGTCGAGCACATCCTGAATGCTCTCCATGTCGGGAATTGGGTGATCGAACTCTGTCATCGCGGCGCCGGGATGCGCGTGCGAATCCATCAATCCCGGCAGCACCATTTTGCCGCCCAGATCGACCACTTGCGTTGTAGCTCCCTTGGTTTTCAGAACGTCCTCGTTGCGGCCGACCAGAAGGATGCGCTCGCCCTGGATCGCGATGGCCTCCGCGATGGAGAAATTGCGATCCACCGTCACGATCTTCCCCTGGTGCAGAATCAAATCGGCTTCGGCGGCGGACAGGGAGCAAACCGGGACTACAAACAGCAGAAGCAGCATCAGGCACGCGCTGGAATCCGACCTCTCTCCCGCCTGCATGGCCGAAGCCACTCCAGCGTGGCGAAGGCCCGCCCTGCGGACATCCTCTCCGCCTCCGAGGGGGAGAGGGATGGGGCGATGGGGATCGTTCGTGGGTAGGGCGAGTCCGTCCCGGCGAGCCGCTCGACGTGCCTGAAACACGTCCGACTCGGCTCGCTGGGGACAGGCTCGCCCTACCGGCAGGTTCATGGGAAGCAACATCCGACCGGCTTTCTGCGGGCGCGGACGACAGATTTTCCCCGCCCAACGGGAGAGGATTAAGTTGAGGGAAAACATACTCGACTCCTAATTCTTCAAGTGTTTATCAAGAAACGCGAGGACGCGGTCGAAAGTCTGCGCAATCACCGGATCTTTCATCGCCTCGCGCCCGCCGTCGAATCCGTGGCCTCGGCCTTGCATCGTGATCAACTCGTGCTCGACTCCGTGGCGCTTCAGTTCCGCCGCCATCAGGACGGATTGTTCATGCGGCACGTCTGTGTCTTTGTTGCCGTGCAACAGCAGGGTGGGCGGGTAATCTTTCGTCACGTTCTTCACCGGACAAAAAGGATCGAACGCTTTGGACTCCTTGTCCGGATCGTGCCCCGCGACTTCCTTGGGCCAGAGTCCTTGTTGGCGGCAATACAGGTAAAACCGCCCCCGGTTGCGCCCGGAACCTTCGGCAATCATTTTCGTGCCCACGGCTTGCTCCGCCTCCTCGCGGCTGACTTTGGGTTGCTGGTTGTAGAATGGATCCGGCCGGCTGTACCACTCGCTGATGATGTCGCCGTAACCATAAAACGGCACCAGCGCTTTGGGCCGCGGGCTCACGCAAAAACCCGTCATCAGCGTGAGATAACCGCCCGCCGAATGCCCGATCACTCCAATGCGGTCGGCGTCCGCATTAAATTGCTCCGGCCCTTTCGCGCGAATCCACTGGTAAGCGTCCTGGAGGTCCTCAATGATTTCTTTGAGCTTCGTTTCCGGCGCCAACCGATAGTCGATGGAAACCACGGTGTAGCCCGCGCGGATGTAGCGTTCCATTTGATCGCGGCGCAGCCCGTTGCGGTTGCCCATGATCAACGCGCCCCCGTGAATCCACAGGATCACGGGTTGCTTCACGCCGCCTTTGGCGCGATAGACGTCCGCCTTGATCTCGCAATCTCCGACTTCCTTGTAAGTGAAC
The Verrucomicrobiota bacterium DNA segment above includes these coding regions:
- a CDS encoding alpha/beta hydrolase; translated protein: MQTYKVICAFLLSASLHAAGGAEQGPNSAQPMSFSKQTFTYKEVGDCEIKADVYRAKGGVKQPVILWIHGGALIMGNRNGLRRDQMERYIRAGYTVVSIDYRLAPETKLKEIIEDLQDAYQWIRAKGPEQFNADADRIGVIGHSAGGYLTLMTGFCVSPRPKALVPFYGYGDIISEWYSRPDPFYNQQPKVSREEAEQAVGTKMIAEGSGRNRGRFYLYCRQQGLWPKEVAGHDPDKESKAFDPFCPVKNVTKDYPPTLLLHGNKDTDVPHEQSVLMAAELKRHGVEHELITMQGRGHGFDGGREAMKDPVIAQTFDRVLAFLDKHLKN
- a CDS encoding amidohydrolase, with protein sequence MQAGERSDSSACLMLLLLFVVPVCSLSAAEADLILHQGKIVTVDRNFSIAEAIAIQGERILLVGRNEDVLKTKGATTQVVDLGGKMVLPGLMDSHAHPGAAMTEFDHPIPDMESIQDVLDYIKSRAAVVKEGEWIHLSQVFITRLREQRYPTRNELDRVAPKHPVIFSTGPDASLNSLALKLSGIDRDFKITDGGPGYLEKDAQGEPTGILRSCTRIVKSSSSGKRATEQDTYQRTLQLFRDYNSVGLTTVADRSASLGAIERYKKMRDQGDLPVRLAISQNIGTIGALETIQASIRDVARNPLCQGDSRLRIIGIKTFLDGGMLTGSAYMRQPWGVSEIYSIKDPEYRGVLFIPKERLLPIVRTAVESGLQFTAHSVGDGAVHTLLDVYEELTKEGLPVRQTRGCITHSNFMSREAVEQAARLGVVVDIQPAWLYLDTRTLVKQFGYDRLRYFQPLRTIFAAGGIAGGGSDHMQKIGSFRAINPYNPFLGMWVAVTRRSKWYDGQLHPEQALSREQAIRFYTANNAYLLFKENEVGSLEPGKLADLIVLDTDLLTCPVDQIPKTQVLRTYLGGKWVHGRER